A genome region from Halorussus pelagicus includes the following:
- the lwrS gene encoding LWR-salt protein encodes MDARYVFAVRFRLDPATGGVSVEPNKFETRLARDADPPGDEGWLFFRDNLWRGEINDDRHFRRLTEEALDVTVLSVEYRAFETDEEYLDALKDEIRGDLGTFNADSVSDVLNKYLGSSVEVQR; translated from the coding sequence ATGGACGCTCGCTACGTCTTCGCGGTTCGGTTTCGCCTCGACCCCGCGACCGGCGGCGTCTCGGTCGAACCGAACAAGTTCGAGACGCGACTCGCCCGCGACGCCGACCCGCCGGGCGATGAGGGGTGGTTGTTCTTCCGAGACAACCTCTGGCGCGGGGAGATAAACGACGACCGCCACTTCCGGCGACTGACCGAGGAGGCGCTGGACGTGACCGTACTGTCGGTCGAGTACCGCGCGTTCGAGACCGACGAGGAGTATCTCGATGCGCTGAAAGACGAGATTCGGGGCGACCTCGGGACGTTCAACGCGGACTCGGTCTCGGACGTGCTGAACAAGTATCTCGGGAGTTCCGTCGAGGTACAGCGGTAA
- a CDS encoding 4a-hydroxytetrahydrobiopterin dehydratase — translation MADTLSDDEIATKIPDDWERVDDEIVRVFEFDDYLQGVAFAAEVGEIAEEEFHHPTIEIRYEEVEIRFTSHEAGGITDDDIHMAELTDDLR, via the coding sequence ATGGCCGACACCCTTTCCGACGACGAGATAGCGACGAAAATCCCGGACGACTGGGAGCGCGTGGACGACGAAATCGTGCGCGTCTTCGAGTTCGACGACTATCTCCAAGGCGTCGCGTTCGCCGCCGAAGTCGGCGAAATCGCCGAGGAGGAGTTCCACCACCCGACCATCGAGATTCGGTACGAGGAGGTCGAAATCCGGTTCACGAGCCACGAGGCGGGCGGTATCACCGACGACGACATCCACATGGCGGAACTGACCGACGACCTGCGGTAA